ATGCGTGCTGATGAAATTCAACAAGATTGGTATTTGTGAGATAACAATGCCCCATTATGAATTAGATGCCAGACGATTACTCTGTCCGATGCCAGTCATAAAAACGCAAAATATGAGCAAAAAACTGCAACATGGTGATACCATTACTGTCATTGCAACCGATCCTGGCGCCCAGCATGATCTGCCCTGTTGGTGCCGTATTAATGGGCATCAACTCATTGAATGTAAAGAAATTAATGGTGAATTTCATATTACTCTACAACTGGTAAAGGACAATGCATGATTCAGCAAGAGAGATATCAGCAGGCAAAAAGGATTACCCTGATTGGAGCAATGACTAATGCGCTTTTAGGCTGTATCAAAATAGTTGGAGGCTATTTCTACCACTCTCACGCCCTCGTTGCCGACGGCGTTCATTCTTTTTCGGATCTACTTACTGATTTCATGGTTGTTTTTGCCTCCAAGTACGGAAGCCAAGATGCCGATGCTTCGCATCCTTACGGTCATCAACGCATAGAAACCGCTGCTACCTTGCTCTTAGCGGTTCTGCTAATTCTGGCTGGTGCAGGAATTGCCTGGGATTCATTTGACGAGTTGATTAATTATGCCGTTGAAAAACCAGGGTTATTCGCACTTCCTATCGCCATGTTATCGATAGTCGCTAACGAAGGTTTATTTCATTATACCCATCACATCGGTAAACGCATTCAATCGTCTTTAATCATTGCCAACGCTTGGCACCATCGTTCTGACGCCGCATCATCTATTGTCGTGGCTCTGGGTTTACTAGGAAGCTTGTTCGGCTTTTCCTATCTCGATGCGATCGCTGCGATAATCGTCGGCTTCATGATTATTAAAATGGGAATGAGTTACGGTTGGAACAGTGTAAAAGAACTAGTCGATAGTGCTGTGGAACCAAGCATGCTAGAAAAGATCAAGCAAATCATCCAATCCGTTGATGGAGTAGAAAAAATTCATCAACTCCGCAGTCGGTCGATGGGAGGTGATATTTTCATTGATGTCCATATTCTCGTAAATCCTTACATCTCGGTATCAGAGGGACATTATATTGCGCAACATGTCGACAAGATTTTAGTCGAACAGCTCGATGCGGTTAAAGATGTAACTGTACACGTGGATCCCGAAGACGATGAACAATGTTGTCCTTCCATCCATCTGAAAAATCGCAAAACCTTACATGACGAGTTATTTTTAGCATGGAAAAAAAAATTCCCGGACTTACAAACTTGGACACTCCATTATCTCGACGGCAAAATGATTATTGAGCTTGAATGTGCTAAAGATTTCACAGCCTGGCAAGCGTTAAGGGAATATATCCAGCAAGACTTAAAATCACATGATGACATAAAGCAAGTACGTCTAATTAGCATGCATGAGGTCATTAATCGTGAAACTCCCTAATATCGTATTCCTGGATGCTAAACCTTTAATTAACGATGGTCTTAACTTAGACAAACTGCATGAAATAGGACAAGTTTCCCTTTTTGATCAAACCACTACAGACCAACAAATTATTGAACGCTCTCAAAAGGCAGAGATAATTCTGGTCAATAAAGTGAAATTAAACGATTCCCATTTTGCTCACTTACCCAAATTGCGCTACATCGGTGAAACCGCGACTGGCGTTGATAATATTGATGTCGTTGCTGCGGCTAAACGAGGCATTGTGGTTACGAATGTTCCTAGCTACGCCACCGACAGTGTCGCCCAACATGTTATTGCTTTAATGCTTGCACACACCAACCATATAGAGCTTCATACACAATCTGTTAAAAGAGGCGGCTGGCAGTCTCAGCCTTATTTTTCTTACTGGCTAAACCCCATTATTGAGTTAACTGACTTAACTTTAGGATTACTTGGCTTTGGTAGTGTTGCACAAAAAGTTGCTTTGATCGCTACCGCATTGGGTATGCAGGTTATTAGCTACAAGCCCTCCGGTTTCCAGAGCTCCTTTGCCCAATCGGTTTCCTTGTCTGAACTTTTACATCGCGCTGACATATTGAGCTTGCACTGTCCTCTTAACGAAACAACACAACGAATTATTAATAGTGATACCCTAAGCCAGATGAAGCCA
The genomic region above belongs to Legionella micdadei and contains:
- a CDS encoding sulfurtransferase TusA family protein, whose amino-acid sequence is MPHYELDARRLLCPMPVIKTQNMSKKLQHGDTITVIATDPGAQHDLPCWCRINGHQLIECKEINGEFHITLQLVKDNA
- a CDS encoding cation diffusion facilitator family transporter translates to MIQQERYQQAKRITLIGAMTNALLGCIKIVGGYFYHSHALVADGVHSFSDLLTDFMVVFASKYGSQDADASHPYGHQRIETAATLLLAVLLILAGAGIAWDSFDELINYAVEKPGLFALPIAMLSIVANEGLFHYTHHIGKRIQSSLIIANAWHHRSDAASSIVVALGLLGSLFGFSYLDAIAAIIVGFMIIKMGMSYGWNSVKELVDSAVEPSMLEKIKQIIQSVDGVEKIHQLRSRSMGGDIFIDVHILVNPYISVSEGHYIAQHVDKILVEQLDAVKDVTVHVDPEDDEQCCPSIHLKNRKTLHDELFLAWKKKFPDLQTWTLHYLDGKMIIELECAKDFTAWQALREYIQQDLKSHDDIKQVRLISMHEVINRETP
- a CDS encoding D-2-hydroxyacid dehydrogenase codes for the protein MKLPNIVFLDAKPLINDGLNLDKLHEIGQVSLFDQTTTDQQIIERSQKAEIILVNKVKLNDSHFAHLPKLRYIGETATGVDNIDVVAAAKRGIVVTNVPSYATDSVAQHVIALMLAHTNHIELHTQSVKRGGWQSQPYFSYWLNPIIELTDLTLGLLGFGSVAQKVALIATALGMQVISYKPSGFQSSFAQSVSLSELLHRADILSLHCPLNETTQRIINSDTLSQMKPTSILINTSRGGLIDEADLAQALKHKQIAAAYLDVLSQEPPAADNPLLQFNNCFITPHMAWASFTTRKRLLKAVCENIIHFLNRHPINVVQA